GCGGCGGGCGGACGGACTCGCGGCCAACCGCAACGCCCTGCTGTTCGCGGCGGCGGCCAAGGCGGGACCGGGGCTGACCCCGGGCTCGGCGGCGGCCGGGCTGCACCCCGGGATCGGCGCCGACCCCGAGCGCGACCTGGTCCTGCCGCGACTGCACGGCCTCGGCCCGTTCCAGGAGACCGGCCTGGCCCCGGCACTGCGCAACCTCGGCGCCCGGACCGTGGTGTGCGTCGGGGTGTCGCTCAATGTCGCACTGCTGGAGCTGGTGCTCGGCCTGGTCGGGGCCGGATTCCAGGCGGTACTGCCCGCCGACGCCGTCGCCGGGACCCCGCCGGAGTACGCGGAGGCGGTGCTCCGGCACACCCTGGCCCTGGTGGCCACGGTGACCGACACGGCGGCGGTGCTCGACCGCTGGGGCGGCGCCCCGCCCCGACCGGCGGAGGAATCCTGAGCACGGCAGGGGCCCCGAACACGGCACGGGCCTTGAGCACGGCACGAGTCTTGAGCGCGGCACGAGTCTTGAGCGCGGGGCCGGGCACTCGTAGTCTCATCCAGTATCTGACAGATAGTCAGATCTCTGGAGGCCAGCCATGCCGAGTCCCGGATCCGCCGCCGCACGGATAGCCGATGCCCGCACCCTGTGGGAGCTGCTGGAGCGCCGGGCGGCGCAGACCCCGGACGCGCCCATGCTGCTGCAGGAGGTCTCCCCCGGGGTCGACCGCCGGCTGAGCTTCCGCGAGGTGCGCGACCGCGCCGAACGGGTCGCCGCCGGGCTGCACCGGGAGCAGGGGGTGGCCGAGGGCACCCGGGTCGCCTGGCAGCTGCCGACCCGGGTGGAGACCGTCGTCCTGTCGCTCGCCCTCGCCCGGCTGGGCGCGGTGCAGACCCCGGTGATCGCCATCTACCGGGGGGCCGAGGTCGGCCGGATCCTGCGCGAGTCCGAGGCCGAGCTGTTCCTCCTGCCGGGGCTGTGGCGCGGCTTCGACTACCGGAAACTGGCCGAGGAGCTGGTGGCCGGCCTCGACGCCCCGCCCCGGCTGCTGGTCGCCTACGAGGAGGCGGACCTGCCGGTCGGCGACCCGTCCGGACTGCCGCCGGCCCCCCGGGGCGACCTCGCCGACGACCGGGCGCCGGTCCGCTGGGTCTACTACACCTCCGGCATCACCGCCGCGCCCAAGGGCGCCCGGCACACCGACCGGACGCTGATCGCGGGCGGTGCGGGCCTGGCCGACGCGCTGGGGATGAGCCCGGCGGACGTCGGCTCGATCGCCTTCCCCTACGCCCACATCGGCGGCCCCGACTACCTGGTCACCATGCTGGTCCACGGCTTCCCGGCGCTGCTGGTCGAGTCCTTCGCACTGCCCGAGGTGCTGCCCGCGTACCGCCGCAACGGGGTCACCATGGCCGGCGGCAGCACCGCCTTCTACGCCGCCTTCCTGGCCGAGCAGCGGCGGCTGCCGTCCGGCGAGCGGCTGCTGCCGAGCCTGCGGATCATCTCCGGCGGCGGCGCGCCCCGGCCGCCGGAGATGTACCGGGAGGTCGCCGAGGAGCTGGGCTGCGTGCTCGCCCACGGCTACGGCATGACCGAGGCCCCGGCGATCTGCATGGGATCGCCGAGCGACACCCCCGAGCAGCTGGCCCACACCGAGGGCCACCCGGTGGCCGGGGTGGAGGTGCGGGTGGTGCGGCGCGAGGGCGGGGAGGCGGAGCCGGGCGAGGTCGGCGAGGTGTGGCTGCGCGGTCCGATGGTCTGCCGCGGCTACACCGATCCGGCACTGACCGCGCAGGCGTTCACCAGCGACGGCTGGTTCCGCACCGGGGACCTGGGCCGGCTCAGGCCCGACGGCCATGTGGTGCTCACCGGGCGGCTGAAGGACCTGATCATCCGCAAGGGCGAGAACATCGCCCCGCAGGAGATCGAGGACCTGATCTACCAGGACCCCAGGGTCGCCGGGGTGGCCGTGATCGGCCTGCCGGACCCGGTGCGCGGCGAGCGGGTCTGCGCCGTGGTCGAGCGGCGGCCGGGGACGGAGCCGCCGACCCTGGCCGAGCTGGCCGAACGGCTGCGCGCGGCCGGGCTGATGGCGCAGAAGATCCCCGAACAGCTGGAGATCGTCGACGCCCTGCCGCGGAACGACACGCTCCGCAAGGTGCTGAAGCACGAGCTGCGGGACATGTTCGCCGTTCTGCCCTGGTCGGATCCGCGCGGCTGAGCGCCTGCCGGGCGCTTCCCCGGCCCGCGCGACCTCCGGGCAACCGTTCCCCCGCCGTACGGCCATTCGAGCGTCATCCATTGGTATGAAAAACTCCACCGACTCCCAGGTAATCTCAAGGTAAGCACGCCTCCTGGATTCGCCCGTACGGCTGCGCACCTTGTCGACGGTTGCAACCCAGCGGTCATCGGATGCGTCTTCACCAGCGGATTCCGTCCAGTTGCCGTCCGTCCGACGGCTGCAGGCGACGGCGGGAGAGTCCGGAAGGGTTACCGATGAGTCTCACAGGAACGCCGTTCTTCGCCATCACCATCCTGATCGTGGTGCTGGCAGTGACCGGCATGATCGCCGTATGGAACCGGATACCCGGTCCCCACGCGGTACGAATAATCGGCAGGGTCGGTATGACCGTGCTCAGCCAGGCCGCAGCGGTGCTGATGGTGCTGGTGTACGTCAACAACAGCATGGGCCCCTTCTACGACAGTTGGGGCGATCTGTTCGGCAGCAACGCCACCGTTCAGATGAGCGCGACCGGCAACCAGACCGGGAAGCCCATCGGAGGCACCAAGCCGGGGACCGTCCAGGCGGACCCGCTCACCTTCAGCACCTACACGACGGGTGTGCTCAAGACCAAGGCCGTCGGCCCTGAGTCGCACATCAAGGGCAGCCTCTATGTCTGGCTGCCGCCGCAGTACAACCAGGCGCAGTTCGCCCACACCGAGTTCCCCGTGGTCGAACTGCTGCCCGGTACCCCCGGCACCCCGCAGACCTGGTTCGGCACCATGAAGGCCAACGACGAAATGGTCAAGCTCATGGGCGAGGGCAAGGTCAAGCCGATGATCCTGGTCGCCGCCACGCTGAACATGTTCGGCGGCGGCAACGACTCCGGCTGCGCCAACCTGCCCGGCAGCTACCAGACCGCGACCTGGCTGGCCAAGGACGTGCCGACGATGATCAAGGGCAACTTCCGGGCCGCGACCGACGCCAAGCACTGGGCGATCATGGGTTACTCGGCCGGCGGCTACTGCTCGGCCAACCTGACCGTCCAGTACCCGCAGTCCTTCCACGCCGCGGTCACCATGTCCGGCTACAACTACCCGGACGCGGCGGTCGTGCTCAAGGACCCGGCGCTGGCCAAGGCGAACAACCCGTACCTGCTGCTCAAGGACGCCAAGCAGCAGCCCGACATCGTGATCCTGGCAGCCGGCTCGCTCGGCGACCCCGGCACCATGCCGGACGCCCGGGCCCTGATCGGCGTGCTGCACAACCCCGGTCCCAGCCGGGTGATGCAGCTGGACCACGGCAGCCACACCACCGCCGTCTTCCAGACCATGCTGCCGGACTCGCTGGTCTGGATCTCCCAGCAGATCGCGGTCTGAGCCGCCGCCCGATCAGTTCGAGGCTCGCCCGATCACGTCAAGAACACGCCGCGGACCACACGTTCCGCGGCGTGTCCGTCGTCCCAGGGGCAGAAGCGGTCCCGGAACGCGGTCCGCAGCTTCACCGACTCCGGGCCCTCGGCCGAGCCGTCCAGCAGCACCCGCTGCAGCTCCTCCTGGGTGGTGGCGAACGGCCCTGGCGGCTCGGCCCGGAGGTCGAAGTAGACGCCGCGGATCCGCTGGTAGTCCTCCCAGTCCGGGGCGAAGACCACGATCGGGCGGTCCAGCACCGCGTAGTCGAACATCGCCGAGGAGTAGTCGGTGACCAGGACGTCCGCCGCCAGGTAGAGCTCCTCCACCGAGGGGTGGGCGGAGACGTCCAGCAGCTGCCCGGAGGCGCCGAGGTCCTGGCCCGCGTCCGCGTAGAAGTAGTGGGTGCGGACCAGCAGGGTGGTGTCCGGACCGAGCGCCGCCGCCAGCGCCGCCAGGTCCAGCGCCGGGACGTAGCCCGCCTGCTGCTCGCGGTGGGTGGGCGCGTACAGCACCACCCGGCGTCCCTCGGCGATGCCGAGCCGGCCCCGGATCTCCGCGGCCTCGGCCGGATCGGCGGCGGCCAGCCGGTCGTTGCGCGGGTAGCCGGTCTCCAGCACCCGGTAGCCGCCCGGGTAGGCGCTGCCGAAGGCCGCGGTGGAGTGCGGGTTGGGCGACACCAGGTAGTCCCAGCGGGCCACGTGCTCCAGCATCCGCTCGAAGTCCATGTCGCCGCCGGCCTCGGGCCGGTCCCGCAGGTCCAGGCCGAGCAGCTTCAGCGGGGTGCCGTGCTGGGTCTGCACATGCACCGAGCCGGGCCGCTTGGTCATGGTGTGCGGGAAGTTGACGTTGTTGACCAGGTACTTGGCGGTGGCCATGGCCCGGAAGTAGGCCGGCGTGTTGGCCAGCACGTACGGGACGCCGTCCGGCAGCGCGGCGGCCTGGGCCCGGGTCTCGACCACCCACACCCCCCGTACCTGCGGGGCGAGTTCGCGGGCCGCGCGGTAGATCGCGGCCGGGTTGCAGGCGAAGCCCCGGTACCAGTAGGCCGCGTAGACCGCGAGCCGTTCGTCCAGCGGCAGCCGCCGGTACGCCCCGTACAGGCTGCGCCGGGCGGCGCCGCGGACCACCTTGCGCGCGCCGTTGCGCAGGGTGCGCGGCAGCGCCTGCAGCGGGCGCAGCTGCTGGTACGCGCCCCAGGCGTCGCGGTCCACCAGCCGGTACTGGACGCCGCGCAGCCCGCCCGGGTAGCCGTAGCCGGCCGGACGGTGCCGGCGGAAGTGCTCGGCGGTGCGGTGGAAGAAGTCGCGCCGCAGCTCGGCCGGGACCAGCCCGGGCGTGTCCAGGATGGTCACCGCCTGCTTGACGGTGCGGTCGAAGACCAGCCGCCGCAGCTCGGCCGGGACCGGGCGGCCCTCGGCCGCGCGCCGGTCCAGGAAGGCGAAGATCGCGTCGTACTGGGCGAAGGCGTCGACGTGCTTGGGCGAGGCGGTGTTGGTGATCGCGCCCTCGCGCTGCCGCCGGTAGAAGTAGCAGTCCCGGTCGAGGTAGCCGATCCGCTCGGCGGCCAGCAGCAGCGGGTAGGTGACCGAGATGTCCTCGTAGTAGCCGCTGCCGAAGCGGACGTCGAGCCCGAGCAGGAACTCCCGGCGGACCACCTTGTTCCAGACCGCGAGGATCATCTGCAGCAGCCCCGGCCGCTCGGCCAGGGTGAACGAGGCCGGGACGCCGTCGAGCAGCCGGCGCCAGGTGTCGGGCTCGGTGCTGCCGTCGGGGAAGATCCGGGCGAAGCCGGTGACCAGCACGTCCGGGCGGTCGGCGGCGAGCCGGTCGGCGACCGCCGGGAGCGCGCCCTCGGCCAGCCAGTCGTCGCTGTCGACGAACCAGACGTACTCGCCGGTGGCCTCGGCCAGCCCGGCCTCGCGGGCCCCGCCGAGGCCGCGGTTCTCGGTGAGGTGCAGCACGGTCAGCCGGGCATCGCGGGCGGCGTAGGCGTCCAGGATCGCGCCGCTGCCGTCGGGCGAGCAGTCGTCCACGGCGATCACCTGCAGCGTGACGCCGGCCGGGAGGTCGGCGGCGAGGACCGAGTCCAGGCAGCGCGGCAGGTAGTCGGCGACGCCGTACACCGGCAGGACGAGGCTGAGGCTGAGGGTGGCTGCTGGGTTCACGAGAACCGAGCCTACTGCTCCGCTTCCGCGCGGACGGGACGGGCCGGCTCAGGCCGGGCGGGCCAGCGGACGGGGCACCGGCGCGGCGGTGGCGGAGGCGACGTCGGGGTGGATGTCGAAGAGCCGGCGCAGGCCGAGCGCGGTGAACACCCGGTGCACATGGCCGGCCTGTCCGGCCTCGGCCCCGGGCGGGGCCGGCGGCAGCACCAGCCGCAGCTCGCCCCCGCAGGAGCGCAGCAGCCGCCGGGCCCCGATCAGCACGCCGATGCCGCTGGAGTCGCAGAACCGCACCCCGCCGAGGTCGATCACGATCCGCCGCTGCCCCTCGGCCACCAGCCGGTGCGCCTCCGCCCGGATCCGACCGCCCGACACCAGGTCGATCTCACCCACGGCGCGCAGCACGGTCCAGCTCTCGCACGCCTCGGAACTCACTGTCAGTGTCGTCACGCCGAGCCACGATTCTGAGATTGTCGGGACAGGACCATTCAGGATCAGTCACGAACAGTCGTGACACCTGATCAGGTTACCCGCGAACTTGGACCAACCGGATGCGCGGCCCCCTGACCGGGCGATAGATTCGAGAGCACGACCGGCCCGTCCGCGCACCGGCATCCAGGGGGAGGCGGCGCCATGGCAGCATCGGCCCCGCTTCGCTGGGACCGCCGGATCCAGCGTCGGCTGGTCCGCGGCGAGGAGTCCGCACTCGGCGAGCTCTACGACCAATTCGCGCCGCTGGTCCACGGGTTGGCGCTCCGGGTGCTGGCCGACCCGGAGGCCGCGGAGCAGATCACCCGCGAGGTCTTCGCCCAGGTCTGGGAGCACCCCGAGGAATTCGACCCGGCCTCCGGCTCCATGCGCTCCTGGATCGGCACCCTCACCCACCGGCGCGCCGTGCACCGGCTGCGGCCGGAGCAGGGCCCGGCCGAGGGCGCCGGGGAGCAGGAGGGGCCGGGCCCGCCGGCCCGGAGGAGGAGGCCCTGGCCGCGGCCACGGCCGCGCGGGTCCAGCACATCGTCGCCGGGCTGCCGCAGACCCTGCGGGAGACCCTGCTGCTCACCTACTTCGGTGGCCGCACCTACCGGCAGGCCGCCAAGGAGCTGGGGATCACCCCGGCCGGCGCCAAGCACCGGATGCGGCTCGGGCTGCAGTTGCTGGCCACCGCCCTCGCCTCGGAACCCGTCCGGTGACCACCGACTGCTCCCCCTCCCCCGCACCGTCCCCGGGCGCGCCGCTGGACCACGGGACCCTGCGCGGGCTGCTCGGCGCCTGGGCCCTGGACGCCTGCTCCGACGAGGAGTCGGCCCAGGTCGAGGCGCACCGCACGGTCTGCCGGAGCTGCTCCGAGGAGGCGTCCCGGCTGCGCAACGCGGCCGGCTGGCTCTCCGCCGACGAACCGCTCGACCCGGATCCCAAGCTGCGTGGATCGGTGCTGGCCCGGGCCCTCGCCCGCCGCGCGCCGCGATTCCCGGTGCCCGGCTACACGGAGGTCTACATCGCCGAGACCGCCCGGCTCGACGCGCTCCTGCGCGACCTGGGCGAACCGGACTGGCGGGAGTCGGCCGAGCTGCGCTGGCACAGCGGCTCCGAACTGCTGCGCCCGGCCGAGGTGCTGTGCCATCTGACGGCTGTGGACGGCCTGCTGGCGGTGGCCCTCGGGCTGCCCGACCCCAGTGCCGGCGCCGGCCTCGGCGAGCGCACCGCGCTGCTGCGGGAGCGCTCGCTCCGGCGCTCGCCGGAGTCCGTCCGCGCCCAGTGGCGGGCGCAGACCCGCGCCGTGGTGGCCACCGCCGCCCTGGCCGAGGCCCTGGACGAGGATGACCGGGCGGGCCCGGGCCCCGCCGGCGACGTGCCGGTGGACTACGGCGCCTTCCGGATCCCGGTCCGCACGGCCTTCCTCGACCGGGCCTTCGAGTGCTGGATCCACGCCGACGACATCGCCGAGGCGGTCGGCTACCCCTACGACCCGCCGCGCAGCTCCCATCTGCGGCAGTTGATCGGACTGGCGGCGCAGTTGCTGCCGACCGCCCTCGCTGCGCTCCGGGCTGCCGGCAACGCCTCGCTGACCGCCTGGCAGGACCCGGCCTTCGGCGACCCGCGCGGTCCGCGCGCGGTGCGGCTGATCATCGAGGGCCGGGGCAGCGGCGAGTGGCTGGTCCCGCTGGAGGCCGACGCCCCCGTTCCGCCGCCGGACACCGAGCCGGTGGCGGTGCTGGCCGTCGACGGCGTCGAGTTCTGCCACCTCGCCGCGGCGCACCGCGACGCGGACCGGCTGCCCTGCGGCATCACCGGCGACCGCGCCGCCGCGCGCGACCTGCTGCACGCCGTCCGACTGCTCTCCCGGCCCTGAGCCTGAACGGCCCTGAACCTGCCCTGCCCGGGCCGGGCCCGGCTCAGGTGAAGACGACCGTCCGGCTGCCGTTGAGCAGCACCCGGTGCTCGGCGTGCCACTTCACCGCGCGGGCCAGCGCCTGGCACTCGACGTCCCGGCCCAGCGCGACCAGTCGCTCCGGGGTCACGTCGTGGCGGACCCGGACGACCTCCTGCTCGATGATCGGCCCCTCGTCCAGCTGCGCGGTCACATAGTGCGCGGTGGCGCCGATCAGCTTCACGCCCCGGGCGTGCGCCTGGTGGTAGGGCTTCGCGCCCTTGAAGCTCGGCAGGAACGAGTGGTGGATGTTGATCGCCCTGCCCTCCAACTGCTTGCACAGGTTGTCCGAGAGCACCTGCATGTAGCGGGCCAGCACCACCAGGTCGACCTGCTCGCGGTCGACCAGCTCCAGCAGCGCGGCCTCGGCCTCGGACTTGGTGTCGGCAGTCACCGGGATGTGGTGGAACGGCACCCCGTAGGAGGCGGCCAGCTCACGGAAGTCGGTGTGGTTGGACACCACGCCGACGACGTCCACCGGCAGCGCCCCGCTGCTCGCCCGGAACAGCAGGTCGTTCAGGCAGTGGCCGAACTTGCTGACCAGCAGCAGCATCCGGGTGCGCTCACTGCTGGGGTGGATCTGCCAGTCCATCCGGAAGGCGTCCCCGGTGGCGGCGAAGCTGGCGCGCAGCTTCTCGGCGGTGACCGGGGCCTCCGCGGAGAAGTGCACCCGCATGAAGAACAGCCCCTCGCCGTCGGGCGCCGAACCGTCGCCGAACTGCTGGCTGTCGATGATGTTGCAGCCGGTACGGAAGAGGTAGCTGGACACGGCGTGCACAATGCCCTGCTTGTCCGGGCAGGACAGGGTCAGAACGTACTGGCTCGTACTCGGCTGCTGCGGTGCCACCAGGGAGTCCTCTCGCGTCGCGCTCGCTCGTCGGAGAACCCAGCCTGCCACAGCAGCAAGCGGCCTTGTTCGGAACGCTCGAAGTGTGGGCGCGAACCAACGCCTACTGGCCGCCGGAGCGGGTCATGATGGCGAGGACCTCCAGCGAACGCGGTGGGAGGTCGGGGTCCTCGCCGTCGTTCAGCGAGAGCCGGAGGTGGGCGTCGCGGCAGGCGCGGACCGCCTCCGGCCAGGCCTCGTGCTGGAGGTAGGCGTAGGACGGGGCGTCCGGGCCGACCTGGTGCAGGATGCGCAGCACCCGGAGCACCGCCGCGTCCACCAGGGCGGCCTCGGTGGTGTCGCGGAAGATCGTGCCGACGTACTTCTCGCCGGACCAGCGGTCCAGCCAGGTGTCCTCGACCAGGCGGTAGACGGCATCGGTGACGTCGCCGTAGCCTTCGCGGCCGAGCACCCAGCACTCGTGCTGGAACGCGGGGTCGCCGAGCATGTGCAGGGCTGAACGGACCCGGGCCCGCCAGCGCCACCAGGGGATGTCATTGAGCGGCATAGCGCCCATGCTGGCGGAGCGGGTGCCCTTTCGAGAAGAGCTGGACGAAGCCTGCGGCGAACCGTGATGTGAAACCTGCATAGTGATCGATCCTACGTTCGATCCGACCGGTCGCCCGTCGCGGTCTCAGAGCTGGATCGACGAGCGCCTGGGCATGCCGGTCGCGTCCGCGATGCTGTTCCACAGCTCCGACGCCTTCGCCTTGTCGGCGGACGCCATGCCGCTGGCGGCATCGCCCTCCGAGAGCTCGCCGCCCGCCTTGGGCTGGTGCTTGTGGGCGCAGCTGGACTTGGACTGACCGGCCCAGGCCGCGTAGTGGGCGTCCGCGTCGGCCGACGCCTGCCAGCCCTCCCGCAGCACCTTGACCAGCTCGCCGCCGTCCGGCAGGGCGTCGGTCTGCAGCGTGCCCAACTGCTGGATCAGCTGCCGGCGCAGCCCGGCCGCGGTGTTCAGGTCCTGCTGCGACTGCGCCAGGCTCTGGCAGCCCTTGACGTTGCCGACCGCCGTGATCACCGCGGAGCGGCCGTTGGAGGCCGTGGCCAGCAGGTCGGACAGGGCCTGGGCCTGGATCTTCTCCTGGGCGTTCGAGGCGCCGGAGGCCGAGGCCGAGGCGCTGGCCCCGGCGCCGGTGCTGGCCTGGGCGGGGGTGTCGCCGCCGTCGAACATCGCGGCGGCGCCGATGCCGATCACCGCGCAGGCGGCGATCGCGATGGCGGCGATGGTCCGGTTGGAGATCCGTCTACCGCCAGATCCGGACCTGGCCCCCGCCCCGCTCTCCCGGACGCCGCCCTGGCCGCCCTGGCCGCCCTGGCCGCCGGTCGGCTGGGTGCCGTACTGCGGCTGCTGGACCGGCTGGCTCTGCTGGGTGTAGCCCTGCTGCTGGCCGTAGGTCGGCTGACCGTAACCGGACGGGGCGGGCTCGTAGGACGGCTGCTGCTGGTACCCGCCGCCGTAGCCGGGCTGCTGCGGCTGCCACTGCTGGAGCGCCGTCGGGGCCGTCGCCCCGGGAGCGCCGGGGCCACCGGGGCCGCCCGCGCCGCCCGGCGCGGCCGGGAACGGCGGCAGGAACTGGGTCGACGCCTCGCCGCCGGAGCTGTTCGGGTCCGGCAGGCCGTGCGGCGGCAGCGGCAGCACGCCGGTGGGGTCGCCGAAGTACTCCGGCTCACCGCTGGCCTGGTGGCCCTGCGCGTCCCACGGAATCGGCTCCTGCGAGGAGTGCAGCACCTCGCCGGGGATCGTCCCGGGCATCGGCCCGGGACCGGTCTGCGGCTCGGGGCGGAAGAGGTCCTCGGGGGTCAACTCGTCGAAGTTGGGGCGGCGGTGATTCAACGCGATTCCTCACTTCGCCCGGCATGGGCGGCACTGCCCCCGCACCCGCGCGGGACAACTTGTCAGAACAGCGGCCCACGCTACCTGTTCACCCGGGCGGGTGGCCACGCACCCACCCGATTGACACCTGCCGTTCCCCTCCGCTCCGCACGGCGGTGGACCGGTTCCGGCCACCGCCCCGGAACCGG
The Streptacidiphilus albus JL83 genome window above contains:
- a CDS encoding STAS domain-containing protein, producing MTTLTVSSEACESWTVLRAVGEIDLVSGGRIRAEAHRLVAEGQRRIVIDLGGVRFCDSSGIGVLIGARRLLRSCGGELRLVLPPAPPGAEAGQAGHVHRVFTALGLRRLFDIHPDVASATAAPVPRPLARPA
- a CDS encoding alpha/beta hydrolase, whose protein sequence is MSLTGTPFFAITILIVVLAVTGMIAVWNRIPGPHAVRIIGRVGMTVLSQAAAVLMVLVYVNNSMGPFYDSWGDLFGSNATVQMSATGNQTGKPIGGTKPGTVQADPLTFSTYTTGVLKTKAVGPESHIKGSLYVWLPPQYNQAQFAHTEFPVVELLPGTPGTPQTWFGTMKANDEMVKLMGEGKVKPMILVAATLNMFGGGNDSGCANLPGSYQTATWLAKDVPTMIKGNFRAATDAKHWAIMGYSAGGYCSANLTVQYPQSFHAAVTMSGYNYPDAAVVLKDPALAKANNPYLLLKDAKQQPDIVILAAGSLGDPGTMPDARALIGVLHNPGPSRVMQLDHGSHTTAVFQTMLPDSLVWISQQIAV
- a CDS encoding cysteine hydrolase family protein, which codes for MTPTTGGKRPDERAGQGTAMNARLDRLLDPARSALVTCECQQGVLGADAVFPALAEAAAGVGPDGLVAQVRRLGAAARATGVPVLHCTALRRADGLAANRNALLFAAAAKAGPGLTPGSAAAGLHPGIGADPERDLVLPRLHGLGPFQETGLAPALRNLGARTVVCVGVSLNVALLELVLGLVGAGFQAVLPADAVAGTPPEYAEAVLRHTLALVATVTDTAAVLDRWGGAPPRPAEES
- a CDS encoding bifunctional glycosyltransferase/CDP-glycerol:glycerophosphate glycerophosphotransferase, with the translated sequence MNPAATLSLSLVLPVYGVADYLPRCLDSVLAADLPAGVTLQVIAVDDCSPDGSGAILDAYAARDARLTVLHLTENRGLGGAREAGLAEATGEYVWFVDSDDWLAEGALPAVADRLAADRPDVLVTGFARIFPDGSTEPDTWRRLLDGVPASFTLAERPGLLQMILAVWNKVVRREFLLGLDVRFGSGYYEDISVTYPLLLAAERIGYLDRDCYFYRRQREGAITNTASPKHVDAFAQYDAIFAFLDRRAAEGRPVPAELRRLVFDRTVKQAVTILDTPGLVPAELRRDFFHRTAEHFRRHRPAGYGYPGGLRGVQYRLVDRDAWGAYQQLRPLQALPRTLRNGARKVVRGAARRSLYGAYRRLPLDERLAVYAAYWYRGFACNPAAIYRAARELAPQVRGVWVVETRAQAAALPDGVPYVLANTPAYFRAMATAKYLVNNVNFPHTMTKRPGSVHVQTQHGTPLKLLGLDLRDRPEAGGDMDFERMLEHVARWDYLVSPNPHSTAAFGSAYPGGYRVLETGYPRNDRLAAADPAEAAEIRGRLGIAEGRRVVLYAPTHREQQAGYVPALDLAALAAALGPDTTLLVRTHYFYADAGQDLGASGQLLDVSAHPSVEELYLAADVLVTDYSSAMFDYAVLDRPIVVFAPDWEDYQRIRGVYFDLRAEPPGPFATTQEELQRVLLDGSAEGPESVKLRTAFRDRFCPWDDGHAAERVVRGVFLT
- the purU gene encoding formyltetrahydrofolate deformylase, which gives rise to MAPQQPSTSQYVLTLSCPDKQGIVHAVSSYLFRTGCNIIDSQQFGDGSAPDGEGLFFMRVHFSAEAPVTAEKLRASFAATGDAFRMDWQIHPSSERTRMLLLVSKFGHCLNDLLFRASSGALPVDVVGVVSNHTDFRELAASYGVPFHHIPVTADTKSEAEAALLELVDREQVDLVVLARYMQVLSDNLCKQLEGRAINIHHSFLPSFKGAKPYHQAHARGVKLIGATAHYVTAQLDEGPIIEQEVVRVRHDVTPERLVALGRDVECQALARAVKWHAEHRVLLNGSRTVVFT
- a CDS encoding sigma factor-like helix-turn-helix DNA-binding protein; its protein translation is MLTYFGGRTYRQAAKELGITPAGAKHRMRLGLQLLATALASEPVR
- a CDS encoding SCO4402 family protein, translated to MPLNDIPWWRWRARVRSALHMLGDPAFQHECWVLGREGYGDVTDAVYRLVEDTWLDRWSGEKYVGTIFRDTTEAALVDAAVLRVLRILHQVGPDAPSYAYLQHEAWPEAVRACRDAHLRLSLNDGEDPDLPPRSLEVLAIMTRSGGQ
- a CDS encoding class I adenylate-forming enzyme family protein encodes the protein MPSPGSAAARIADARTLWELLERRAAQTPDAPMLLQEVSPGVDRRLSFREVRDRAERVAAGLHREQGVAEGTRVAWQLPTRVETVVLSLALARLGAVQTPVIAIYRGAEVGRILRESEAELFLLPGLWRGFDYRKLAEELVAGLDAPPRLLVAYEEADLPVGDPSGLPPAPRGDLADDRAPVRWVYYTSGITAAPKGARHTDRTLIAGGAGLADALGMSPADVGSIAFPYAHIGGPDYLVTMLVHGFPALLVESFALPEVLPAYRRNGVTMAGGSTAFYAAFLAEQRRLPSGERLLPSLRIISGGGAPRPPEMYREVAEELGCVLAHGYGMTEAPAICMGSPSDTPEQLAHTEGHPVAGVEVRVVRREGGEAEPGEVGEVWLRGPMVCRGYTDPALTAQAFTSDGWFRTGDLGRLRPDGHVVLTGRLKDLIIRKGENIAPQEIEDLIYQDPRVAGVAVIGLPDPVRGERVCAVVERRPGTEPPTLAELAERLRAAGLMAQKIPEQLEIVDALPRNDTLRKVLKHELRDMFAVLPWSDPRG